A window of Acetonema longum DSM 6540 genomic DNA:
GACATTCCGAAATAGTGGAAAATAATGCTACTATCTACATAAAGAACCAACATTTTCTAATTCCGTAGTATTGTTTTCTTAGTTAGTGATGAAAAGTCCTCCTGTTTTGTGAATTATTGTATTTCTCTGAAAGAAAAGTTTATTTCTTGGCATTTTACTATTTGCTATATGCTTTTGAAGATAAGAAAAGAGGGAATTGACCTTTTCTGTAGAATAGAAATCATACCGATGAAGATGAAAGTGAAAAAATACACAGTGCCGGATAAGCGACGGGACATAATCTTTAACAATGCTGACGAAACAAGCTTTTATTTCGACAAAAAAAGATAAAAAATAAACTTTTCACGTAATGCCGAAATGTAAGCAGGAATTTGCCGATAGATGTAGAATAAATATTCTTAAAATAGTGTGTGATGAGATTTTTCAAATCAATTCGGTACGGACAGCGAGGTCGAGGGGCCGAACTGGAAGTGCGTCTAAACCGCTACTAAGCTTATGGCCTTTCGATCTTACGATCAAGGGCAAAATTAAGCTTGTGCTATGGTTTGTTTTGCGCCAACATGGCCTCATGTGACGACGCAGAATGAGTCATAGCTTTTTTGCGTGTATCCATGTATTGATCATGCGGTTTTTAACAATCCTATAAACAAAACAGGGAGGACATGGACATGATTAACATTACTGACCGCGTACGCAACGTGGCTCTGCGCTCGAAAATTGTCAGCGCAGAAGAAGCCGCCGCCGCTATCAAGCCCGGCATGAACATCGGGACCAGCGGCTTTACTCCGGCGGGCTATCCGAAAGCAGTGCCTCTGGCTCTGGCGGAACGTATCAAAAAAGAAAAATTTCAAATTAATTTATGGACCGGCGCTTCCGTTGGTAAAGAATTAGATGGGGCTCTGGCGGAAGTCGGCGGCATTCAAAAACGTTTGCCGTACCAGACCAATGACGCTATCCGCAAAGGCATCAACAGCGGCGCCATTCAGTACGTAGACCTGCATTTAAGCCATGTGGCCCAAATGTCCCGTTACGGTTTCCTGGGCGGCAAAGTGGATGTGGCCATTGTCGAAGCCTGCGCCATCACGGAAGAAGGGCATATTATCCCGACAACCTCTTTGGGGAACTCGGCTTCTTTTGTCCAAAGCGCCGATATCGTCATTGTCGAGATTAATACCAGCCAACCGATGGAACTCGAAGGCATGCATGACGTATATATTCCGCTGGATCCGCCCAATCGTCAGCCGGTTCCGATTGTAAAGGCGAATGACCGGATCGGTACTCCGTATATTCCTTGTGGCCCTGATAAGATTACATACATTGTGCCCTGCGATATTCCGGACGCGGTTCGTCCCCTGGCGGCGATTGATGACGACGCCAAGGCGATGAGCGGTCATCTGATTGACTTCCTCAACAATGAAATCAAACAAGGCCGGATGCCGAAAAATCTGCTGCCGCTGCAGTCTGGCGTGGGTTCCGTGGCTAATGCGGTGGTCTGCGGTCTGGTAGACTCGCCTTTCCAGAACCTGAGTGTTTTCACCGAGGTAATTCAAGACGGCATGTTCGACCTGATCGACGCCGGCAAACTGGATTTTGCCTCTGGCACATCCCTGACTCCGTCGCCGGACGGACTGAAACGCTTTTACGCCGGCATTGGCGAATATCGCAAGAAGATCCTGCTGCGTCCGCAAGAAATCGCCAACAGCCCTGAGACGGCTCGCCGGCTTGGGATCATTGCTATGAACACGGCCATTGAGTTTGACATCTTTGGCCATGTGAACTCCACCCATATCATGGGCAGCAAGATGATGAACGGCATCGGCGGTTCCGGCGACTTTGCCCGTAACGGCTATCTGACCTTCTTCTTTACCAACTCTATTGCCAAAAACGGTGATATTTCCTCGATTGTACCGATGTGCTCGCACTTTGACCATACCGAACATGATGTTGACGTATTCGTCACCGAGCGCGGCGTCGCCGACGTCCGCGGACTTAGCCCGAAGGAGCGCGCCCAGGTTATTATTGATAAATGCGCTCATCCGGACTATCAACCCATGCTTCAGGATTACCTGGACCGGGCCATTAAAGCGACCAAGAATGCGCATACGCCGCATATCCTGAGCGAGGCCCTCTCCTGGCATGTCCGGTTCTTAGAAACCGGCTCCATGAAGAGTAAATAATATAGAGAGTATGACAAGGAGGATTTGAGAATGGCTAATGAATCATTGAAAGCCAAAATGGAAGCGTACACCGCCAAAGTGGAAAAATCGCTTGCCAAAAGACCCGAGCGCGTAAATCTGGCGCACAACAGACTGTATACTCCGCTGGATCTGGGTGACTTCGACTACGAAGCCAAACTTGGTTTCCCGGGTGAATACCCCTTTACCCGTGGCGTTCAGCCCACCATGTATCGGGGCCGTTTCTGGACCATGCGTATGTATGCTGGCTTCTCCACTGCCGAAGAATCCAACAAACGGTATCGTTACCTGTTAGAGTCCGGCGGCACGGGACTGTCCTGCGCATTCGACCTGCCCACACAGATCGGCTATGACTCCGATGATCCCATTTCCGAAGGTGAAGTCGGCAAGGTTGGCGTGGCCATTGACTCCCTGCGCGATATGGAAATCCTGTTTGACCAGATCGACTTGGGCAAAGTGTCTACTTCCATGACCATCAACGCTCCGGCTTCGGTTCTGTTGGCTATGTACATCGCTGTGGCTGAAAAGCAAGGCGTGACTCCCGACAAACTGAACGGTACTATCCAAAACGATATTTTGAAAGAGTATGCCGCCCGCGGCACTTATATCTTCCCTCCCAAACCTTCGATGCGTTTAATCACTAATATCTTCGAATATTGCTCCAAAAATGTGCCGAACTGGAACACCATCTCCATTTCCGGCTATCATATCCGTGAGGCAGGTTCTACTGCTTCCCAGGAGATCGCATTCACCATTGCTGACGGTATCGCTTATGTTGACGCCGCTATCAAAGCCGGCCTGAACGTAGACGACTTTGCCGGACGCCTGTCCTTCTTCTGGAACGCTCACAACAACGTGCTTGAAGAAGTGGCTAAATTCCGCGCTTCCCGTCGTGTATGGTCCAAAGTCATGAAAGAGCGCTTTGGCGCCACCAACCCCAAATCCTGGATGCTGCGGGTTCACACCCAAACTGCCGGCTCCATGCTGACCGCTCAGCAGCCTGACAACAACATTGTCCGCGTCGCTCTGCAAACAGCAGCAGCCGTTCTGGGCGGCACCCAGTCCCTTCATACCAACTCCAAAGACGAAGCTCTGGCTCTGCCTACCGAAGATTCCGTGCGCATTGCTCTTAGAACTCAGCAAATTGTTGCTTATGAAAGCGGTCTGGCCGACGTAGTCGATCCTCTCGGCGGCTCCTATTATGTAGAAGCTCTGACCGATCAAATCGAAAAAGAGTGCTGGGATTACATTAAAAAGATTGACGACCTGGGCGGCGCTGTTGTCGCCATTGAAAAAGGCTATATCCAAAAAGAAATCCAGGACAGCGCCTATAAATGGCAAATGGACGTGGAAACCAAGAAACGGGTCATTGTTGGTGTCAACCAGTTCCAGATCAAGGAGAAAGCTCCGGAAGGCCTGCTGCGTGTAGATTCTTCTGTTGGCGATTTCCAGAAACAGAAACTGGCTAAACTCAAAGCCGAGCGGGATAATGCCGCTGTTCAGGCTAAACTGGCCGCTTTGGAAACCGCTTGCAAAGACGAGCATGCCAACCTGATGCCGTTTATCCTGGATGCGGTTCGCGTATATGCAACCCTAGGCGAAATTTGCGGCGTGATGCGCAAAGTCTTCGGACTGTACGAAGCGCACACTACGTTATAAGCGAGAGGTAGGAGGGACAACGATGGAAAAACGTATTAGAGTATTAGTTGCCAAACCTGGTCTGGACGGTCATGACCGCGGCGCTAAAGTTGTAGCCCGCGCTCTTCGTGACGCCGGCTTTGAAGTAGTTTACACCGGTATCCGCCTGACTCCGGAGCAAATCGCTGAAGCGGCTCTGCAGGAAGACGTGGATGTAGTGGCTATGAGCCTCTTGTCCGGTGCTCACAATACCCTGTTCCCGAAAGTGGTTACTCTTCTGAAAGAAAAGGGAGCTGCCGGCAAATTGATCATCGGCGGCGGCGTTATTCCCGACGCTGACATCCCTGGCCTGAAGGCCGCTGGTGTTTCCGAGGTGTTTACACCCGGAACCCCGACCAATTCGATCGTCGATTACATTAAAGCGAACGTGAAGTAATTTGAGGCGGGTGGTTGGCAGCCGGGACATCCCGGCTGCCTAGCCTGCCAAAAAGTATTTTGCGAATGCTGCCTAAGGTGGTGCACTCTAATTGCAAATCGTCGAAGAATTGCTTAAAGGATCTCGTGTGGCTCTGGCCCGTGCCATTACCACTGTCGAAAACGAATACGATGAAGCTGTCGAAGTGATGCGGCAATTATATGCTCATACCGGCAGAGCGCATGTCATCGGTATTACCGGACCTCCGGGGGCAGGGAAAAGCACTCTTACCGATAAATTAGCCAAGGAATATAGAAATATGGGCAAAACGGTGGGCATTATTGCTATTGACCCTACCAGTCCCTTTTCAGGCGGCGCTATTTTGGGAGACCGGATCCGGATGAATGATTTGACCCTGGATGAAGGGGTGTTTATCCGCAGTATGGGAACCCGGGGCAGCCTGGGCGGACTTTCCCGTAAAACATCGGAAGCAGTGAAGATCCTTGATGCTTTTGGCAAAGATGTCATCTTTATTGAAACGGTTGGCGTAGGCCAATCGGAAGTAGATATTGTCAAAATGGCCGATACTACGATTGTAGTGATGGTCCCTGGCTTGGGTGACGATATTCAGGCTATCAAAGCCGGCATTCTTGAGATCGGTGACGTATTCGCCATCAATAAAGCCGACCGGGACGGCGCCGACCGTCTGAACATCGAACTGGAGGCCATGCTGGATCTGAGCCAGGAACGTACCGGCTGGCGTCCGCCGATTAAGCGCACAGTGGCCAGTCAGAGCGAAGGTATCCGTGAATTGGTTGCGACCATTAGCGAACACATTGCCTTTGTGAACCAGTCCGGTGAATTGGAAAAACGCCGTACTCAGCGTACCAGAAATGAAATGCTGGCGCTCCTTCAAGAGGCAGTCAGCCGTCAGATTCTGAATAGGACGAATGCGGACGGCCAGTTTGACGCCTTGGTCAAAACCGTGGAACACCGGGAGAAAGATCCGTATGAGGTAGTGGAAAAAATTCTGCGGGATTTGATGAAATAGGGAGAAAGTCGCTTTATTCAATAAAGCGATTTTATACAAAAATAGGTAAAAAATATAAAGGGGGTATGTACAAATGGGTTTTAAGATTCTTCATATTGACCACATTGGCATTGCTGTGAAAGATCTCGCTGCCACTAAAGAAATTTTCACAAAACTGGGCATGACTCACAAACCCCAGGATGAAGTGGTAGAAGAGCAAAAAGTAAAGGTCAGCTTCTTCCCCTGTGGCGATGCTGAACTGGAATTCCTGGAGTCTACTACAGACGACGGTCCTATTGCCAAGTATATTGCCGGCAATAATGACCGCAACGGCATTCAGCACGTGGCCCTGGCTGTGGATGACATCGAGGCTGCTATCGCTGAAATGAACGCCAAAGGCATTGCCATGATCGACAAGACTCCGCGCTACGGCGCTGGCGGCGCGAAAATCGCCTTCCTGCATCCGAAAGCTACCGGGGGTATCCTCGTCGAACTTTGCCAACACTAATAGGGGGCCGTTGAAAAAGGCCCATCTGCGTCGTTGCTCCTGCGGGAGCGCGTTCGATGTACCCTCCAAACGTACAGTCTCACGCGCTTCCTCGTCGCGCTGTATCAGAATTTGTGACTTTTCGAAAGATAGGCAGTAGTGGATGATCTCTCATAAGCCGAAAAGTCACCTGAATTCTTCACTAGTACGGCAACGCAGGCGTTGCTCTTACCTAGCATCTGGGCCTTTTTGAACGGTCCCGGATTCGAGGACGCAGATGAGTTTAGCAACAGACTTCCAGCCAATCTTTAATTCGGAGACGAAACGGTCTCACCCCTCGATATTGATGGAGGTGTACTAATGGCTACAGTCCAAGAAAAGATCCAAGATTTAAGAAAACGCTTGGCCAAGATCAAATTAGGCGGCGGCGAAAAGCGCATTGAGAAGCAGCATGCTTCCGGCAAAATGACTGCCCGTGAGCGGGTGGCGCAGCTTCTGGATGCAGGTACCTTTGTAGAGCTTGATCAGTTTGTTCGTCATCGCTGCACTAATTTTGGCATGGAAACCAAAGAACTGCCGGGTGAAGGCGTTGTTACCGGCTATGGCACCGTTGACGGTCGCCTGGTCTACGTCTTCGCTCAGGACTTCACGGTAGAAGGCGGCTCTTTGGGGGAAATGCACGCCGCTAAAATTGTGAAAGTTCAGCAACTGGCTCTGAAAATGGGTGCTCCTCTGATCGGCATTAACGATTCCGGCGGCGCTCGTATTCAAGAAGCAGTAGACGCCCTGTCAGGATATGGAAAGATCTTCCTGAACAACACCCTGGCTTCAGGCGTAATTCCCCAGATTTCAGTCATCATGGGACCCTGCGCCGGCGGCGCTGTGTATTCCCCGGCTCTGACTGACTTTATCTACATGGTGAAGAAAACCAGCCAGATGTTTATTACCGGACCTCAGGTTATCAAATCGGTTACCGCCGAAGAAGTAACCGCCGAAGATCTGGGTGGCGCTATGGCTCATAACACCGTTTCCGGTGTGGCTCATTTCGCTGCCGAGAGCGAAGCGGACTGCATTCAGCAGATCCGCAGACTGTTAAGCTTCCTGCCTTCCAACAACATGGAAGAAGCTCCGGTTTATGAAGCCGGCGACGATCCCAACCGTATGGACCAGGAATTAGTCACTCTGATGCCGGACAATCCCAACATGCCGTATAACATGAAGGACGTTATCCGTCATATTGTTGACAAGGGTGAGTTCTATGAAGTTCATGAGCATTATGCTCAGAATATCATCACCTGCTTTGCCCGCTTTGACGGTCAGACCGTCGGCATTATCGCCAACCAGCCGTCCGTTATGGCCGGTTGCCTGGACGTAAATGCTTCCGACAAATCTGCTCGCTTCATTCGCTTCT
This region includes:
- a CDS encoding methylmalonyl-CoA mutase, with the translated sequence MANESLKAKMEAYTAKVEKSLAKRPERVNLAHNRLYTPLDLGDFDYEAKLGFPGEYPFTRGVQPTMYRGRFWTMRMYAGFSTAEESNKRYRYLLESGGTGLSCAFDLPTQIGYDSDDPISEGEVGKVGVAIDSLRDMEILFDQIDLGKVSTSMTINAPASVLLAMYIAVAEKQGVTPDKLNGTIQNDILKEYAARGTYIFPPKPSMRLITNIFEYCSKNVPNWNTISISGYHIREAGSTASQEIAFTIADGIAYVDAAIKAGLNVDDFAGRLSFFWNAHNNVLEEVAKFRASRRVWSKVMKERFGATNPKSWMLRVHTQTAGSMLTAQQPDNNIVRVALQTAAAVLGGTQSLHTNSKDEALALPTEDSVRIALRTQQIVAYESGLADVVDPLGGSYYVEALTDQIEKECWDYIKKIDDLGGAVVAIEKGYIQKEIQDSAYKWQMDVETKKRVIVGVNQFQIKEKAPEGLLRVDSSVGDFQKQKLAKLKAERDNAAVQAKLAALETACKDEHANLMPFILDAVRVYATLGEICGVMRKVFGLYEAHTTL
- a CDS encoding cobalamin B12-binding domain-containing protein → MEKRIRVLVAKPGLDGHDRGAKVVARALRDAGFEVVYTGIRLTPEQIAEAALQEDVDVVAMSLLSGAHNTLFPKVVTLLKEKGAAGKLIIGGGVIPDADIPGLKAAGVSEVFTPGTPTNSIVDYIKANVK
- the mmdA gene encoding methylmalonyl-CoA decarboxylase subunit alpha, with the translated sequence MATVQEKIQDLRKRLAKIKLGGGEKRIEKQHASGKMTARERVAQLLDAGTFVELDQFVRHRCTNFGMETKELPGEGVVTGYGTVDGRLVYVFAQDFTVEGGSLGEMHAAKIVKVQQLALKMGAPLIGINDSGGARIQEAVDALSGYGKIFLNNTLASGVIPQISVIMGPCAGGAVYSPALTDFIYMVKKTSQMFITGPQVIKSVTAEEVTAEDLGGAMAHNTVSGVAHFAAESEADCIQQIRRLLSFLPSNNMEEAPVYEAGDDPNRMDQELVTLMPDNPNMPYNMKDVIRHIVDKGEFYEVHEHYAQNIITCFARFDGQTVGIIANQPSVMAGCLDVNASDKSARFIRFCDAFNIPLVNLVDVPGFLPGVGQEHSGIIRHGAKMLYAYSEATVPKITVITRKAYGGSYLAMCSQDLGADQVMAWPTSEIAVMGPAGAANIIFKGDPDAKAKTDEYVAEFATPYKAAERGFVDIVIEPQETRPRIITALNMLASKRENRPAKKHGNIPL
- a CDS encoding acetyl-CoA hydrolase/transferase family protein, which produces MINITDRVRNVALRSKIVSAEEAAAAIKPGMNIGTSGFTPAGYPKAVPLALAERIKKEKFQINLWTGASVGKELDGALAEVGGIQKRLPYQTNDAIRKGINSGAIQYVDLHLSHVAQMSRYGFLGGKVDVAIVEACAITEEGHIIPTTSLGNSASFVQSADIVIVEINTSQPMELEGMHDVYIPLDPPNRQPVPIVKANDRIGTPYIPCGPDKITYIVPCDIPDAVRPLAAIDDDAKAMSGHLIDFLNNEIKQGRMPKNLLPLQSGVGSVANAVVCGLVDSPFQNLSVFTEVIQDGMFDLIDAGKLDFASGTSLTPSPDGLKRFYAGIGEYRKKILLRPQEIANSPETARRLGIIAMNTAIEFDIFGHVNSTHIMGSKMMNGIGGSGDFARNGYLTFFFTNSIAKNGDISSIVPMCSHFDHTEHDVDVFVTERGVADVRGLSPKERAQVIIDKCAHPDYQPMLQDYLDRAIKATKNAHTPHILSEALSWHVRFLETGSMKSK
- the mce gene encoding methylmalonyl-CoA epimerase, producing the protein MGFKILHIDHIGIAVKDLAATKEIFTKLGMTHKPQDEVVEEQKVKVSFFPCGDAELEFLESTTDDGPIAKYIAGNNDRNGIQHVALAVDDIEAAIAEMNAKGIAMIDKTPRYGAGGAKIAFLHPKATGGILVELCQH
- the meaB gene encoding methylmalonyl Co-A mutase-associated GTPase MeaB, encoding MQIVEELLKGSRVALARAITTVENEYDEAVEVMRQLYAHTGRAHVIGITGPPGAGKSTLTDKLAKEYRNMGKTVGIIAIDPTSPFSGGAILGDRIRMNDLTLDEGVFIRSMGTRGSLGGLSRKTSEAVKILDAFGKDVIFIETVGVGQSEVDIVKMADTTIVVMVPGLGDDIQAIKAGILEIGDVFAINKADRDGADRLNIELEAMLDLSQERTGWRPPIKRTVASQSEGIRELVATISEHIAFVNQSGELEKRRTQRTRNEMLALLQEAVSRQILNRTNADGQFDALVKTVEHREKDPYEVVEKILRDLMK